TTATAGGTATCAACCCATCCTGAAACAAAAGTTACCATATAATCTAATGTGTCATTTAGTTTTATATATGGATAAAGaagcatatttttttaaggttctAAGTTTATAAAAACGTGAAGGAATAATTTATCAATAGTACATGTTTATTGTCTACAGAAAAGACATCTCTGAGACGTTTGAATATAGGGTTCATCACATCTACTATTTTGATTATCATCACTCTCCCAACAATACTCTGGAGGATCTACTCTCCTCTCCGACAAGCCAAATTCAATGCTCAAACAATACTCATTAATCCATTTCATAAGCAAGATGGACTCCATTAGAAACACCAACCCATTGAAGAAAATTGCTGCACGAGATTTGattcaatataatttaaaattacaattcaTGTTCAAACCACAGTTTTCCAATATTCCACAAACAGAAAAAATCAGTAGCTATCTCATCATCAACtgtgaaaagaaaacaagatcaTGAGCTTTTGTAGACACCAATAAAACTATTCCAGTTCCTCCCATTACGATCTTGGAGCTCCAAAACCATCcaaacacaaaaatataaaCGCAACAAAATTGCCCAGTAGTGAAATCACTCTTCCATGGCATGATTTTCCTCTGATTGTTGTTGGGAAACCTTGACTTTGATCTTGGGCAAGGTGAGAGATGGCTCTTGCTGAAGCACAGCAGGAGCTTTGACCATGTGGATGCTCTGCTCCAACTCTTTTGCTGCTTCCCTCTGCTCCTTGGCCTTCTTGCCCTTCATTCTGCCgaaaaaattcaatgaatgtTACTAGGATTTAAGGATACATATTACCTCATGATGCTCTCTGAAATAAACGacaaggaagagaaagaaaaacctgAGCGCATGGTGTCTGGCCTCTCTATCAACTCTGACTTTATCAATCTTCTTAATAGCCTTCAGAGTATTCTCAGCAACATTCCTATCATATCTCTCTGGCCTATTTCGCTT
The sequence above is drawn from the Vitis riparia cultivar Riparia Gloire de Montpellier isolate 1030 chromosome 6, EGFV_Vit.rip_1.0, whole genome shotgun sequence genome and encodes:
- the LOC117915879 gene encoding probable ribosome biogenesis protein RLP24; translation: MRLEKCWFCSSTVYPGHGIQFVRNDAKIFRFCRSKCHKNFKMKRNPRKVKWTKAYRRLHCKDMTQDSTFEFERKRNRPERYDRNVAENTLKAIKKIDKVRVDREARHHALRMKGKKAKEQREAAKELEQSIHMVKAPAVLQQEPSLTLPKIKVKVSQQQSEENHAMEE